From the Euzebya sp. genome, one window contains:
- a CDS encoding dihydrofolate reductase family protein, with protein MPTITTFLSTTLDGVVQAPGRPDEDRRGGFAHGGWAAGYADEVSMAFAGEGMARGGPLLLGRRTYEDLLGFWTTTPEPNPFTDVLVAAPKLVVSRSARTALGYPNSTLLAGEATSSVAALGDEVGDLTVLGSIELVTALEAAGLVDTHILSIHPIVLGSGRRLFTGTVRRDLRLQRSITTTTGVIIAVYGRI; from the coding sequence ATGCCGACCATCACCACGTTCCTCAGCACGACCCTGGACGGGGTCGTCCAGGCCCCCGGCCGTCCCGACGAGGACCGACGAGGCGGGTTCGCCCACGGCGGCTGGGCGGCCGGGTACGCCGACGAGGTGTCGATGGCGTTCGCGGGGGAGGGGATGGCGCGTGGCGGCCCGCTCCTGCTCGGCCGCAGGACGTATGAGGACCTGCTCGGGTTCTGGACGACGACGCCGGAGCCGAACCCCTTCACCGACGTGCTGGTCGCCGCCCCGAAGCTGGTCGTGTCCCGGTCGGCCAGGACCGCGCTCGGCTACCCCAACTCGACCCTGCTGGCCGGCGAGGCGACGTCGTCCGTGGCGGCGCTGGGCGACGAGGTCGGCGACCTCACCGTCCTCGGCAGCATCGAGCTGGTCACCGCCCTGGAGGCCGCCGGGCTCGTCGACACCCACATCCTGTCGATCCACCCGATCGTCCTCGGGTCGGGGCGGCGGCTGTTCACCGGGACGGTCCGCCGGGACCTCCGCCTGCAGCGGTCGATCACCACGACGACGGGGGTGATCATCGCGGTGTACGGCCGGATCTGA